The Thermacetogenium phaeum DSM 12270 genome segment AAGCCTGAGCGGCTGCGCAAAGAGCGGCCCACCGGTGATAACCGTGTGATACTCCCCGTTCTCCCCGGCCGCATCGACCCCTTCGCGCTCCAGCTCTGCCAACAGTGGGCGATCCAGCACCCTCCCCAGAAAACGGGCGTCCATTCGCTCCTCTTTGACCACGACGATCACCGCCCGGAAACCCAGGTCGATAAACTCCTCCACCAGCTCCCGCCGCCGCCTCTTCCAGAGAGGCAGGCAGGCCTCAAGCCCCACCCCGGCGCAGACTCTTTCCACCCACTGGCGGTGCTCCTCCAGGTCGATGTCGCCAAAGACCCCCACTTCTACTCCCTCTCTTTGGAATTCCCTCAACTGGTCGGTATATACCCTTTCGTAGTCATCCCAGGAGGCGGCTGCCGTCACCAGCGGAATTCCCAGCGCCGCCGCCTGTTTCCGAAGCAGCGTTAAGGGCAGGGCGTGGGCGCGGGAATGCTCTCCCTCTTCCGAAAGCATAGTAAAAAGGTAGCGCGGCTGCCCTCCCGCCCGGAGAGCATGGTAAAGCGCAAAGCAGGAATCCTTTCCCCCGCTCCAGGAGCAGAAGAAGGGACGGTTTTTTATCTTCAGCACCGGTTTACTCCTCCCGATCGTTAGTAAAAGCGACGGACGGACTCCGCCGTCAGAATGAGCTAATTATTGCTTATTGCTTCAGAGCCGCAGGCCGCGACCTTCTCCAGGCGATCCGCCAGCTGCTCAAACTCCGGCGTTTCCAGCATTTCCAGCTTGCCCTGGTCACCGAAGCTCGTGTAAGAGGGCTGAATGGGAAGGGTTGCCAGAACGGGAACACCCGTTTCTTCGCTCACCTGACTCCCCTTCGGCTTTCCGTAAGGATAAATTACCTTGCCACACTCCGGGCACTCCAGGTAGGCCATATTTTCCACGAAACCAATGACGGGAACGTCGAGAGTGCGGACCATCCGCAGCGCCTTTTTGACGATCATGATCGCCAGATCCTGCGGGGAGAAGACGATGATCACCCCGTCCAGCGGAAGGCTCTGGAGCACGGTGAGGGGCACGTCGCCCGTCCCCGGCGGCAGGTCCACAAAGAGAAAATCCAGTTCCCCCCAGTCGACGTCCTCCCAGAACTGCTTGACGGCCCCGG includes the following:
- a CDS encoding Dph6-related ATP pyrophosphatase — protein: MLKIKNRPFFCSWSGGKDSCFALYHALRAGGQPRYLFTMLSEEGEHSRAHALPLTLLRKQAAALGIPLVTAAASWDDYERVYTDQLREFQREGVEVGVFGDIDLEEHRQWVERVCAGVGLEACLPLWKRRRRELVEEFIDLGFRAVIVVVKEERMDARFLGRVLDRPLLAELEREGVDAAGENGEYHTVITGGPLFAQPLRLEVKGRVSRDGYAFLEVE
- a CDS encoding Mrp/NBP35 family ATP-binding protein, translating into MSKKESACDSCPSKSENCEAGCDRKNMIKPQEGIKSVIAVMSGKGGVGKSTVTALLAGFMAKKGHEVGILDGDITGPSIPRLLGLKGGRIGAGQRGLIPYRTELGVKVMSLNLFFEREDEAVIWRGPMLAGAVKQFWEDVDWGELDFLFVDLPPGTGDVPLTVLQSLPLDGVIIVFSPQDLAIMIVKKALRMVRTLDVPVIGFVENMAYLECPECGKVIYPYGKPKGSQVSEETGVPVLATLPIQPSYTSFGDQGKLEMLETPEFEQLADRLEKVAACGSEAISNN